Proteins from a genomic interval of Quercus lobata isolate SW786 chromosome 11, ValleyOak3.0 Primary Assembly, whole genome shotgun sequence:
- the LOC115968273 gene encoding ethanolamine-phosphate cytidylyltransferase-like isoform X2, whose translation MHYESNSWIWEGLYYYPHLFGGLMLTAALLGLSTSYFTGLGVPHLPFLWSDLGIFPKKKNGKKRIRVYMDGCFDLMHYGHANALRQAKALGDELVVGVVSDEEIIANKGPPVLSMEERLALVSGLKWVDEVITNAPYEITEKFMDTLFNEHNIDYIIHGDDPCLLPDGTDAYALAKKAGRYKQIKRTEGVSSTDIVGRILSYVRVPEVSQDHNGSLCGEPHKESQSKGAHVSQFLPTSRRIVQFSNGKGPAPNARVVYIDGAFDLFHAGHVEILKSARQLGDFLLVGIHTDQIVSEHRGNPHPIMHLHERSLSVLACRYVDEVIIGAPWEVTTDMITTFNISLVVRGTVAESNPLLT comes from the exons ATGCACTATGAAAGCAACAGTTGGATATGGGAAGGGCTGTACTACTACCCACACCTATTTGGTGGTTTGATGCTCACAGCAGCCTTACTTGGCTTGTCCACCAGCTATTTTACTGGTCTTGGTGTCCCACACTTGCCCTTTTTGTGGTCCGATCTCGGGATTTTCCCCAAGAAGAAAAATGGGAAGAAGCGCATTCGGGTTTACATGGATGGGTGCTTTGATCTCATGCATTACGGCCACGCCAATGCATTGAGGCAAGCCAAGGCTTTGGGGGATGAGTTGGTGGTGGGTGTTGTGAGTGATGAGGAGATCATTGCCAATAAGGGTCCACCTGTTTTATCTATGGAAGAAAG GTTGGCCCTTGTTAGTGGTTTGAAATGGGTGGATGAAGTAATAACTAATGCTCCTTATGAGATTACAGAGAAATTTATGGACACTCTCTTTAATGAGCATAATATTGACTACATTATACATGGTGATGATCCTTGCCTGCTTCCCGATGGAACTGATGCTTATGCCTTGGCAAAGAAAGCCGGCCGCTACAAGCAGATTAAACGCACTGAAGGTGTATCTAGCACAGACATTGTAG GTAGAATACTTTCATATGTGAGGGTTCCAGAAGTTTCTCAGGATCATAATGGTTCTTTGTGTGGAGAACCTCATAAAGAAAGTCAATCTAAGGGTGCCCATGTATCACAATTTCTACCGACTTCCCGACGGATTGTGCAGTTCTCAAATGGCAAG GGACCTGCACCAAATGCTCGTGTTGTGTACATTGATGGGGCATTTGATCTCTTTCATGCTGGGCATGTTGAG ATCCTCAAGAGTGCTAGGCAGCTTGGAGATTTTCTATTGGTTGGTATTCACACGGACCAGATTGTGAG TGAACACAGGGGGAATCCGCATCCAATTATGCATTTACATGAGCGTAGTCTTAGTGTGCTGGCTTGCCGTTATGTTGATGAAGTTATCATTGGTGCACCTTGGGAAGTTACAACTGACAtg